In Desulfomonilia bacterium, a single genomic region encodes these proteins:
- a CDS encoding aspartyl protease family protein, producing MLPIRITNPATGQSLRVWGLIDTGADECAIPAAYANQLGHNLTAGATKHIGTGNGMTIAYSHLTRIEIFANNSNSVIVHTINDTPIDFMPNLGVILLGVKNFMNQFRLIIDYPNQCFSLKNP from the coding sequence ATGCTTCCCATAAGAATAACAAATCCTGCAACTGGACAATCTCTGAGAGTCTGGGGATTGATTGATACTGGCGCCGATGAATGTGCAATTCCTGCCGCCTATGCAAACCAGCTTGGCCATAACCTGACGGCAGGAGCGACCAAGCATATCGGCACAGGAAATGGAATGACTATCGCATACTCTCATCTTACCAGAATCGAAATATTCGCTAATAACAGCAACAGTGTTATAGTTCATACAATCAACGATACCCCGATAGATTTTATGCCCAACCTTGGAGTAATTCTGCTGGGAGTGAAAAATTTCATGAACCAGTTCAGACTGATAATTGATTACCCGAATCAGTGTTTTTCCTTGAAGAATCCATAA
- a CDS encoding DUF5678 domain-containing protein: MKTEDSKHALIVDKKYEGKFVAMEGFTSRHVVAAGNDPERVMKAASKKGIAEPVIVFIPKGNITQIY, encoded by the coding sequence ATGAAAACCGAAGACAGCAAGCATGCATTGATTGTGGATAAAAAATACGAAGGAAAGTTTGTAGCAATGGAAGGCTTTACAAGCAGGCATGTTGTTGCTGCGGGAAATGACCCTGAGAGGGTTATGAAAGCCGCAAGCAAAAAAGGAATTGCCGAGCCTGTTATTGTATTTATCCCTAAAGGGAATATCACCCAGATTTATTGA
- a CDS encoding glutaredoxin family protein, whose amino-acid sequence MSVNTVEGKDKGKVMLYALSTCGWCKKTKGLLNELGVAYSYTDVDTLTGAERESVMDEVRKWNSACSFPTLVINGSNRIVGFQEDEIRNILK is encoded by the coding sequence ATGTCTGTTAATACCGTCGAAGGAAAAGATAAGGGCAAGGTAATGCTCTACGCGCTCAGCACATGCGGCTGGTGCAAGAAGACCAAGGGTCTTCTGAACGAACTGGGAGTGGCTTACTCCTACACCGATGTCGATACTCTTACAGGCGCCGAAAGGGAAAGCGTCATGGATGAAGTCAGAAAATGGAATTCCGCCTGTTCGTTCCCTACCCTAGTTATCAACGGCAGCAACCGCATAGTCGGATTCCAGGAAGATGAGATAAGGAACATCCTGAAATGA
- a CDS encoding ferredoxin-thioredoxin reductase catalytic domain-containing protein: MINSSKAQALLNKLKADAKSGGYIINPDDEFTLSLAEGLLTNEERYGYQACPCRLASGSIEDDRDMICPCDYRDTDLSDYGACYCALYITEEVAAGTKKLSSIPDRRLFEKEKIKKPAASGAPNKELPYPVWRCKVCGYLCARDNPPGVCPVCKAKSDRFERFM; the protein is encoded by the coding sequence ATGATCAACAGCTCTAAAGCCCAGGCCCTGCTTAATAAACTGAAGGCCGATGCGAAATCTGGCGGCTACATCATCAATCCCGATGATGAATTCACGCTGTCGCTGGCCGAAGGGCTGCTTACAAACGAGGAGCGCTACGGGTATCAGGCCTGCCCGTGCAGGCTCGCCTCCGGCAGCATAGAAGATGACAGGGACATGATATGTCCCTGTGATTACAGGGACACGGACCTGAGCGATTACGGGGCCTGCTACTGCGCACTTTATATAACCGAAGAAGTTGCAGCAGGGACTAAAAAGCTTTCCTCGATACCGGACAGGAGGCTTTTTGAAAAGGAGAAGATTAAAAAACCGGCTGCATCAGGAGCGCCAAATAAAGAGCTGCCCTATCCTGTCTGGCGGTGCAAAGTATGCGGATATCTGTGCGCGAGAGACAATCCGCCGGGGGTATGTCCCGTCTGCAAGGCAAAATCGGACCGCTTCGAGAGGTTCATGTAG
- a CDS encoding carboxypeptidase-like regulatory domain-containing protein yields the protein MKKLTIAIVVMLGIMFSTTLLAADLYGIVTDKSGKPVEIKMELKDAKDGKVAASVSSDSKGNYAFKDIKLGSYLMIIGTKEFKVQVAPGDTRRDFQLDK from the coding sequence ATGAAAAAGCTTACAATTGCCATAGTCGTAATGTTAGGAATCATGTTCAGCACAACGCTTCTGGCAGCAGACCTTTACGGCATCGTAACGGATAAGAGCGGCAAACCCGTCGAGATCAAGATGGAACTGAAGGACGCCAAAGACGGCAAGGTTGCTGCAAGCGTCAGTTCTGACAGCAAGGGAAACTATGCATTCAAGGACATCAAGCTTGGAAGCTATCTTATGATTATCGGTACAAAGGAATTCAAGGTCCAGGTGGCCCCGGGCGACACTCGCAGAGACTTCCAGCTCGATAAATAG
- a CDS encoding M28 family peptidase → MRVKSVSRNGLVLMIALAALLSLGSMRGCGTGTGPFDPAELYFHVTKLAGEIGSRNIDEPGNIVASLYIRDRLIEYGLENVHFEYFPDGYGNLNRNVAGICPGTAYHDLIIIVCAHFDTEKGVPGAVDNATGIAVLLEFARYFSANPAPYTIKFIAFNGEESGYLGSSYNHWKSKQSGELLDTLMILNLDMVQSNASSPEHPFILFVVSPTKASQRAFTEAKRETGKQAMNIFFIPAKTASLLSNGLRTDAKFWIDDELTLCWPWAYDIYYNKPVDTCDKVDEAGLAISTNFIFRFFSRMLECEPVEFREELPDYKVSPALLKLLADIGGIKP, encoded by the coding sequence ATGAGAGTTAAATCTGTAAGCAGGAACGGTCTTGTTTTAATGATCGCACTGGCGGCTCTTTTAAGCCTTGGCTCAATGAGGGGCTGCGGCACCGGTACGGGCCCGTTTGATCCTGCGGAGCTTTATTTTCATGTGACGAAGCTGGCAGGTGAGATAGGCTCGCGGAATATTGATGAACCAGGCAATATAGTTGCTTCACTGTATATCCGGGACAGACTGATTGAATATGGTCTTGAAAATGTTCATTTCGAGTATTTCCCCGACGGCTACGGAAACCTTAACAGAAATGTCGCAGGCATATGTCCGGGAACTGCATATCACGACCTTATTATTATCGTCTGCGCCCATTTCGATACGGAAAAAGGAGTTCCCGGTGCTGTGGATAATGCAACAGGAATAGCGGTCCTGCTTGAGTTTGCCCGATATTTTTCGGCTAATCCCGCCCCTTATACAATAAAATTCATCGCATTTAATGGAGAGGAATCGGGTTATCTGGGCTCATCGTACAATCATTGGAAAAGTAAGCAATCTGGCGAACTTCTTGATACGTTGATGATATTGAACCTTGATATGGTACAGAGCAATGCTTCAAGCCCCGAGCATCCTTTTATATTGTTTGTCGTCTCACCCACCAAGGCAAGTCAGAGAGCTTTCACCGAGGCAAAAAGAGAAACAGGCAAGCAGGCTATGAATATATTTTTCATCCCGGCAAAAACAGCTTCGCTGCTCTCTAATGGGCTCAGGACCGATGCGAAATTCTGGATCGATGATGAACTTACCCTGTGCTGGCCCTGGGCTTATGACATCTATTACAACAAGCCTGTCGATACCTGCGACAAGGTGGATGAAGCGGGTCTGGCAATCAGTACAAATTTTATTTTCAGATTCTTCAGCCGGATGCTTGAATGCGAACCTGTTGAATTCAGGGAAGAGCTTCCTGATTATAAAGTATCTCCCGCTCTGCTGAAATTACTTGCGGATATAGGCGGCATAAAGCCCTGA
- the cydB gene encoding cytochrome d ubiquinol oxidase subunit II produces the protein MSLESLWFFIWGILWALWLATDGFDLGAGILYPFIGRSDKEKSAVISSIAPLWDGNEVWLVAAGGATFAAFPAVYAGLFSFMYILFAVLLFSLILRGVSLEFIYEGKSFLWVKTWGMIFFIGSITAPFVFGLIFGNVFQGIAFDGAGYRGGILDLINPFSVLTGTVMVVICILHGSIWISMYSEDDLKKRAERTMVMSWFIALALLVLFIIETPMFTSLHLNYLANPVLFIIPAVMVASFLCIRIFIVKGRPGVSFFFSISAIMLLLISALAGLYPDLLPSSFEKAASLSIHNSSSGRNTLIIMTAVAAVLVPVVVASQAFVYWIFRFKGK, from the coding sequence ATGAGCCTTGAATCCCTCTGGTTCTTTATCTGGGGTATACTCTGGGCGCTCTGGCTTGCAACCGACGGGTTCGATCTGGGTGCAGGCATATTGTATCCGTTCATAGGCAGGAGCGATAAAGAGAAATCCGCTGTAATAAGTTCAATCGCCCCTTTGTGGGACGGAAACGAGGTGTGGCTCGTCGCTGCGGGCGGCGCCACCTTCGCGGCATTCCCTGCTGTTTATGCAGGCCTTTTCAGCTTCATGTACATTCTGTTCGCGGTCCTTCTTTTCTCTCTCATTCTAAGGGGTGTATCCCTTGAATTCATATATGAGGGGAAAAGTTTCCTATGGGTCAAAACATGGGGCATGATATTTTTTATCGGAAGCATTACCGCTCCTTTTGTCTTCGGGCTTATCTTCGGGAACGTCTTTCAGGGAATAGCATTTGACGGGGCGGGATACAGGGGCGGTATTTTAGACCTTATAAATCCCTTTTCCGTTCTTACGGGAACCGTAATGGTTGTTATCTGCATCCTTCACGGCAGCATCTGGATAAGCATGTATTCTGAAGACGATCTGAAAAAGAGGGCCGAAAGAACAATGGTGATGTCGTGGTTTATTGCACTTGCTCTTCTGGTTTTATTCATTATCGAAACCCCTATGTTCACATCCCTGCATCTGAATTACCTGGCGAATCCGGTTCTTTTCATTATCCCGGCTGTCATGGTTGCCAGCTTTCTTTGCATTCGCATATTTATTGTAAAGGGCAGACCCGGTGTCTCATTCTTCTTTTCAATTTCTGCAATCATGCTTTTATTAATAAGCGCTCTGGCCGGCCTTTACCCGGACCTGCTTCCGTCTTCATTTGAAAAGGCTGCAAGCCTTAGTATTCATAACTCATCTTCAGGCCGGAACACGCTCATAATAATGACTGCCGTGGCCGCGGTGCTTGTACCTGTCGTTGTTGCGAGCCAAGCCTTTGTGTACTGGATATTCAGGTTTAAAGGAAAATGA
- a CDS encoding cytochrome ubiquinol oxidase subunit I: MDIISLARFQFAMTAIFHFLFVPLTLGLAPIVAFMETRHLTTGNEMYERMAKFWGKLFIINFALGVVTGLTMEFQFGMNWARYSAYVGDIFGAPLAIEAFAAFFLESIFIGLWIFGRGRISKKLHVASIWIVAFAVNLSAFWILFANGWMQHPVGYEIQNGRAIMTDFTVFLTNSYSWSKFLHTMLAGFTTASFFVLGISAWHLLRKNETEVFTSSFKIAAVFGLASSFLVFVMGDFAGGEIAKVQPEKLAAMESHWETARNVPFYLFVFPDEENSRNVVELFGIPGMVSFLSFKDFNAEVKGLRDWPKEDRPPVLPVFAGFRLMVGLGMLFMLLSAVSVFIAFTGRAGRWSWFLKLLPFVIPLPYIAAELGWIVAEMGRQPWIVYRVMRTTDAVSPSVGSGQVMFTIISFVFIYGLLAALDIFLLAKSARKGPEIAPAKGAAS; encoded by the coding sequence ATGGATATAATCTCTCTCGCCAGATTTCAGTTTGCTATGACGGCGATATTTCATTTCCTGTTTGTTCCGCTTACCCTCGGATTGGCCCCGATTGTAGCATTTATGGAAACAAGACATCTCACGACCGGCAACGAAATGTATGAGCGCATGGCGAAGTTCTGGGGCAAGCTCTTCATCATCAACTTTGCGCTGGGTGTGGTGACGGGCCTCACCATGGAATTCCAGTTCGGCATGAACTGGGCCAGATACTCCGCTTATGTAGGCGACATATTCGGCGCCCCGCTCGCGATAGAGGCATTCGCGGCGTTTTTCCTGGAGAGCATCTTCATAGGCCTCTGGATATTCGGCCGGGGCAGGATATCGAAGAAACTGCACGTCGCCTCTATCTGGATCGTGGCCTTTGCCGTCAACCTTTCCGCTTTCTGGATATTGTTTGCAAACGGCTGGATGCAGCACCCGGTGGGTTACGAAATACAAAACGGCCGTGCAATAATGACTGACTTCACGGTATTTCTCACAAACTCATACAGCTGGTCCAAGTTTCTGCACACCATGCTGGCAGGTTTTACTACTGCATCGTTTTTTGTCCTAGGCATATCCGCGTGGCACCTCCTCAGAAAAAATGAGACGGAAGTTTTCACCTCGTCGTTTAAAATCGCAGCCGTGTTCGGGCTTGCCAGTTCTTTCCTGGTATTTGTGATGGGAGATTTCGCAGGCGGTGAGATTGCAAAGGTTCAGCCCGAGAAACTGGCCGCAATGGAATCTCACTGGGAGACGGCAAGAAATGTCCCCTTTTATCTGTTTGTCTTTCCTGATGAGGAAAATTCCAGAAATGTCGTCGAACTCTTCGGGATCCCGGGAATGGTCAGCTTCCTGTCATTCAAAGATTTTAATGCCGAGGTCAAGGGACTTCGCGACTGGCCGAAAGAGGACAGGCCGCCGGTGCTGCCCGTATTCGCAGGGTTCAGGCTGATGGTCGGTCTCGGCATGCTGTTCATGCTCTTAAGCGCCGTGTCTGTTTTCATTGCATTCACAGGCAGGGCCGGCAGGTGGTCCTGGTTTTTAAAGCTGCTCCCATTTGTAATACCGTTACCATACATTGCGGCCGAACTCGGATGGATTGTCGCCGAAATGGGCAGGCAGCCCTGGATTGTCTACCGGGTCATGCGGACAACAGACGCGGTATCGCCGTCGGTGGGCTCCGGACAGGTAATGTTTACCATCATCAGCTTTGTTTTCATTTACGGACTGCTCGCAGCGCTTGATATCTTCCTTCTTGCAAAGTCCGCACGCAAAGGGCCTGAGATTGCCCCGGCAAAGGGGGCGGCATCATGA
- a CDS encoding MBL fold metallo-hydrolase: MSSSTSVNAVWLGTAGLFVSDGETAFYIDPYVSRISAFSVFGGRKISPDIKSIDTCISRTSGQNAAAVMIGHSHFDHLLDAPEFARKTGAMLIGSESTANVGYGAGLPQDRIRVIKNGDAIALGAFNIRFIEGIHGPAFLGRIPYPGVIEKPFAPPVKASDYRLGGFYGMVVSHPLGTFIHHGSAGWIPGMYDGIKAHTIFLCLAGRKNTRSYIEETVLKTGAKRIIPVHHDWFFSPFEKGVHLLKGVGIDEFISEAMKTVPETEVRFVPALMSFRVF, from the coding sequence ATGAGCAGTTCAACCTCTGTTAATGCAGTTTGGCTAGGGACCGCAGGGCTCTTTGTGTCCGACGGCGAGACTGCGTTTTATATAGATCCTTATGTAAGCAGGATCTCGGCGTTCAGTGTGTTCGGCGGAAGGAAGATCAGTCCGGATATCAAGAGCATTGATACATGCATAAGCCGTACATCAGGGCAGAATGCAGCAGCTGTCATGATTGGACATTCCCACTTCGATCACCTGCTGGATGCGCCTGAATTCGCCCGAAAAACCGGGGCAATGCTTATCGGGTCAGAAAGCACGGCCAATGTCGGCTATGGAGCAGGCCTGCCTCAAGATAGAATCAGGGTCATAAAAAACGGCGATGCAATTGCTCTCGGCGCATTCAACATCAGATTCATCGAAGGCATCCACGGTCCAGCCTTTCTTGGCAGAATACCTTATCCGGGCGTCATTGAAAAACCGTTCGCCCCGCCCGTAAAAGCCTCTGATTACAGGCTGGGAGGGTTTTATGGTATGGTTGTAAGCCATCCGCTGGGCACATTCATACATCACGGAAGCGCGGGCTGGATACCCGGAATGTACGACGGGATAAAGGCGCATACCATTTTTCTGTGCCTTGCGGGCAGGAAAAACACCAGGTCATATATTGAAGAAACTGTATTGAAAACAGGGGCAAAAAGAATAATCCCCGTACACCACGACTGGTTTTTCTCTCCGTTTGAAAAAGGGGTGCACCTGCTCAAAGGAGTGGGTATCGATGAATTCATATCTGAGGCCATGAAGACTGTCCCTGAGACAGAGGTAAGGTTTGTGCCTGCACTCATGAGTTTCAGGGTATTCTGA
- a CDS encoding OFA family MFS transporter, giving the protein MKKRWIIAAAGVIVQLCLGTVYAWSIFKKPMMAAHGWSETATQAAFMIQSLCFSISVALGGALIDRKGPRFTGLAGGVLFGSGLLLAAYANLTGNIWLLYIAYGMIVGLGGGLGYTVPITTLIKWFPDRRGLVTGLAVMGYGFGSFIMGNLAPRAILDSGLEKTFTLWGLISIILVPSGILLIKNPPSGWMSQYAPSGNPHILADSSSFTFGEAIRTWQYWALWLMLFLNVTAGLGLISQLSPIAQDIIRQGLSGAVTEDRLKGIYILSGTIVAVASIFNGLGRFVWAWLSDLTGRRAVFVIIFLTEAAGYAVIGHSTGGLMFTCIACYLLACYGGMFATFPAFVADMFGPAYIGRIYGVIFTAVGLAGVCGPYLFARIKMVTGSFQTALYIESVILAAGLLLIAVFRRPLRKIQIK; this is encoded by the coding sequence ATGAAAAAGAGGTGGATCATCGCCGCAGCAGGCGTGATTGTTCAGCTCTGCCTGGGGACCGTATATGCCTGGTCGATATTTAAAAAGCCCATGATGGCCGCACATGGCTGGTCGGAAACCGCGACACAGGCCGCCTTCATGATACAATCCCTTTGCTTTTCCATATCGGTCGCCCTGGGCGGGGCGCTCATCGACAGGAAAGGGCCCAGGTTTACAGGACTTGCGGGAGGAGTGCTTTTCGGCTCCGGTCTTCTGCTGGCGGCCTATGCAAATCTGACAGGTAACATATGGCTCCTTTACATTGCCTATGGAATGATTGTGGGACTTGGCGGAGGACTGGGCTACACCGTCCCCATAACAACCCTTATAAAATGGTTCCCTGACAGGCGCGGTCTTGTAACGGGGCTTGCAGTAATGGGCTACGGCTTCGGATCGTTTATCATGGGAAATCTGGCACCCAGGGCAATACTTGATTCCGGCCTGGAAAAGACATTCACCTTATGGGGGCTTATAAGCATCATACTCGTTCCCTCCGGAATTTTGCTGATTAAAAACCCGCCTTCAGGCTGGATGTCTCAATACGCACCATCCGGAAATCCTCACATACTTGCCGATTCCTCTTCATTCACGTTCGGCGAAGCCATAAGAACCTGGCAATACTGGGCCCTCTGGCTCATGCTCTTTCTGAATGTAACAGCCGGACTGGGTCTTATTTCTCAGCTCTCACCCATTGCACAGGACATCATAAGACAGGGTCTGAGCGGAGCCGTCACGGAGGATAGGCTCAAAGGCATCTATATACTCTCGGGCACCATTGTTGCGGTCGCATCAATCTTCAACGGGCTGGGTAGGTTTGTATGGGCATGGCTTTCCGACCTGACTGGAAGAAGAGCTGTGTTCGTGATCATCTTTCTGACAGAGGCCGCAGGCTATGCCGTCATCGGCCATTCCACCGGCGGCCTTATGTTCACATGCATCGCCTGCTATCTGCTCGCATGCTATGGCGGCATGTTCGCCACATTCCCCGCCTTTGTCGCAGATATGTTCGGCCCCGCCTACATAGGCAGAATCTATGGCGTGATTTTCACTGCAGTCGGCCTTGCCGGGGTTTGCGGCCCCTATCTCTTTGCCAGGATCAAGATGGTGACCGGCAGCTTCCAGACAGCACTCTACATAGAATCGGTAATCCTTGCGGCAGGGCTGCTGCTGATAGCGGTTTTCAGAAGGCCGTTACGGAAAATCCAAATCAAATAG